A stretch of Triticum aestivum cultivar Chinese Spring chromosome 1D, IWGSC CS RefSeq v2.1, whole genome shotgun sequence DNA encodes these proteins:
- the LOC123183044 gene encoding endoglucanase 15, whose amino-acid sequence MARNSSGAHVAAAIFGLLALASMAKLASGHDYAMALKKSLLYFEAQRSGALPPDQRVTWRASSGLFDGKANGVDLVGGYYDAGDNVKFGLPMAFTVTMMSWSILEYGKQMAASGELKNAMDAVKWGTDYFIKAHPEPDVLYGEVGDGDTDHTCWQRPEDMTTSRQAFRVDPQNPGSDLAGETAAAMAAASMIFRTTYPGYANLLLEHSKQLFEFADKYRGKYDASITVARNYYGSFSGYGDELLWAAAWLFEATEERFYLEYLARNGDALGGTGWSINQFGWDVKYPGVQVLAAKFLLQGRAGEHAEALQRYRQNAEFFVCSCVGKGAANVPRTPGGVMYHQRWNNLQFVTSASFLLTVYADYATVTGRGAVRCPGGAAQPFEILAFVKSQVNYILGDNPRATSYMVGYGQNYPRQVHHRGASIVSVRTDPSFVSCQEGYASWYNKQAVNPNVLDGAIVGGPDEYDDFADERNNYEQTEAATYNSAPLLGVLARLAGACGGLDEYQSLPQVAAANRTSQPAHRRHPHLGIEQNVTRTWAVRRRTYHRYSVTVTNRSRKTVRGLHLGISELDGRLWGLDKARYGYVPRRWLRALRPGRSVRFGYVQPGPPANVWVTGYKLV is encoded by the exons ATGGCCAGGAACAGTAGTGGCGCTCATGTCGCCGCTGCCATCTTCGGTCTCCTGGCACTTGCATCAATGGCGAAGCTTGCTTCCGGACATGACTATGCCATGGCATTGAAGAAGAGCCTCCTCTACTTCGAGGCTCAGAGGTCCGGCGCGCTCCCTCCTGACCAGAGGGTCACCTGGAGAGCCAGCTCCGGCCTCTTTGATGGCAAGGCCAACGGA GTCGATCTTGTGGGAGGGTATTACGACGCAGGGGACAACGTCAAGTTCGGGCTGCCCATGGCGTTCACGGTGACCATGATGTCCTGGAGCATCCTCGAGTACGGCAAGCAGATGGCCGCCTCCGGCGAGCTCAAGAACGCCATGGACGCCGTCAAGTGGGGCACGGACTACTTCATCAAGGCGCACCCCGAGCCCGACGTGCTGTACGGTGAGGTCGGCGACGGCGACACGGATCACACCTGCTGGCAGCGGCCCGAGGACATGACGACGAGCCGCCAGGCATTCCGCGTTGATCCCCAGAATCCTGGATCGGACCTGGCTGGAGAGACAGCCGCGGCAATGGCCGCCGCGTCCATGATCTTCCGCACCACTTATCCGGGTTACGCCAACCTGCTCCTTGAACATTCTAAGCAG TTGTTCGAATTCGCCGACAAGTACCGGGGAAAGTATGATGCCAGCATCACCGTGGCGCGGAATTACTACGGGTCATTCAGCGGATACGGG GACGAGCTGCTATGGGCGGCGGCGTGGCTGTTCGAGGCGACGGAGGAGCGGTTCTACCTCGAGTACCTCGCGCGCAACGGCGACGCCCTGGGCGGCACGGGCTGGTCCATCAACCAGTTCGGCTGGGACGTCAAGTACCCCGGCGTGCAAGTGCTGGCAGCCAAGTTCCTGCTTCAGGGCAGAGCCGGCGAGCACGCGGAGGCGCTGCAGAGGTACCGGCAGAACGCCGAGTTCTTCGTGTGCTCGTGCGTCGGCAAGGGCGCCGCCAACGTCCCGAGGACCCCCGGCGGCGTCATGTACCACCAGAGGTGGAACAACCTCCAGTTCGTGACCAGCGCCTCCTTCCTGCTGACGGTGTACGCCGACTACGCCACGGTGACCGGCAGGGGCGCCGTGCGCTGCCCCGGCGGCGCCGCGCAGCCCTTCGAGATCCTCGCATTTGTCAAGTCCCAG GTGAACTACATCCTGGGCGACAACCCGAGGGCGACGAGCTACATGGTCGGGTACGGGCAGAACTACCCGCGGCAGGTGCACCACCGGGGCGCCTCCATCGTGTCGGTGAGGACGGACCCGTCGTTCGTGAGCTGCCAGGAGGGCTACGCGAGCTGGTACAACAAGCAGGCCGTGAACCCCAACGTTCTCGACGGCGCCATCGTGGGGGGCCCCGACGAGTACGACGACTTCGCCGACGAGAGGAACAACTACGAGCAGACGGAGGCGGCCACCTACAACAGCGCGCCGCTGCTCGGCGTCCTCGCCCGCCTCGCCGGCGCCTGCGGCGGGCTGGACGAGTACCAGTCGCTCCCGCAGGTGGCTGCTGCAAACCGCACGTCACAGCCGGCTCATCGTCGGCACCCTCACCTTGGGATCGAGCAGAACGTGACGAGGACATGGGCGGTCAGGCGCAGGACCTACCACAGGTACTCGGTCACGGTGACCAACAGGTCCCGGAAGACGGTGCGGGGGCTCCACCTCGGCATCTCGGAGCTCGACGGCCGGCTCTGGGGGCTCGACAAGGCGCGGTACGGGTACGTTCCCCGGAGGTGGCTGCGGGCGCTGCGCCCCGGGAGGAGCGTCAGGTTTGGGTATGTGCAGCCCGGCCCTCCGGCCAATGTGTGGGTCACTGGATACAAGCTGGTGTGA
- the LOC123183045 gene encoding transcription factor IIIB 60 kDa subunit, with translation MVYCSHCDDDCPYVKDPDNGFTCCGMCGKVIDQDMYTEEPTFFKDSSGQSRLRGHIIGIAKGGSLSRERTEEKGRDEIWQIVHGLHVSGGDDIICTAHNFYKLALDNFTRGRRTTHVAASCLYIACRRSEKPYLLIDFSDYLHISVYVLGAVFLQLCQVLLLGEHPIVQKLVDPSLFIHRFAERLLGKRDNAVSDTALRIVASMKRDWMQTGRKPSGLCGAALYIAALSHGYMYTKADIAAVVHVCEATLFKRLIEFENTDSGSLTIEDFLAKADEEPVSKCLAKSGEVLCEHKDKGAEHFSHGLCEECYDNFTELSGGLEGGADPPAFQRAEKQRLDAAKRAKEAAVDEAICELHNSDFEDNIMSPGKKSEGKSSTIASSQIANDFVDFKDSEVEGENGKTGSDAENLSDIDDAEVDGYLHNEEETQNKKIIWEEMNKEYLEEQAAKEALAAELAASGVSVGEGRQKKRKRNEDKNSTPAETPAEATYNMLKRKGLGSKVNVEAVSGLYKIEGEDGKANGKDDMHFDEHYEEDTGYGETFDASYDYGHDADYNNDGYVDDGGGGAYEDYHDADY, from the exons ATGGTTTACTGTTCGCACTGTGATGATGATTGCCCATATGTAAAGGATCCTGACAACGGGTTCAC ATGTTGTGGAATGTGCGGCAAGGTTATTGATCAGGATATGTATACTGAGGAGCCTACTTTTTTCAAGGACTCCTCGGGACAG AGTCGGCTTCGTGGACACATTATAGGCATTGCGAAGGGCGGTTCACTATCCCGTGAAAGAACTGAAGAGAAAG GGAGAGATGAGATCTGGCAGATTGTCCATGGGCTGCATGTGAGTGGTGGTGATGATATCATTTGCACTGCTCATAACTTTTATAAA CTAGCTCTTGATAACTTTACTAGGGGCCGCCGAACAACTCATGTCGCAGCTTCTTGCCTTTACATTGCTTGCCG GCGAAGTGAAAAACCCTACCTTCTTATTGATTTCTCGGACTATTTGCATATAAGTGT ATATGTCCTAGGTGCTGTTTTTCTGCAGCTTTGCCAAGTTTTGCTACTCGGAGAACACCCAATTGTTCAAAAGCTTGTAGATCCTAGCCTTTTCATCCATCGTTTTGCCGAAC GTTTATTGGGAAAAAGGGACAATGCTGTCTCGGACACAGCTTTACGCATTGTAGCTAGCATGAAGCGAGACTGGATGCAG ACTGGGAGGAAGCCAAGTGGTTTATGTGGTGCAGCATTATATATAGCCGCGCTTTCTCATGGATATATGTACACCAAGGCGGATATT GCTGCTGTTGTGCATGTCTGTGAGGCAACACTATTTAAGCGCTTGATAGAGTTTGAAAATACAGATTCGGGTAGCTTAACG ATCGAAGATTTTTTGGCAAAGGCTGATGAAGAGCCGGTTTCAAAATGTTTAGCCAAGTCTGGAGAAGTCCTTTGCGAGCACAAGGATAAGGGTGCTGAGCATTTTTCTCATGGGCTTTGTGAGGAATGCTACGACAAT TTCACTGAACTGTCAGGTGGACTGGAGGGTGGTGCTGACCCTCCAGCTTTCCAGCGAGCTGAAAAACAAAGATTGGATGCTGCTAAAAGAGCCAAGGAAGCTGCTGTGGACGAGGCAATATGTGAGTTACATAATTCTGATTTTGAAGATAACATCATGAGCCCTGGGAAG AAGTCTGAAGGCAAATCTTCCACAATTGCTTCCAGCCAAATTGCAAATGATTTTGTTGATTTCAAAGACTCGGAAGTGGAAG GTGAAAATGGTAAAACTGGTTCTGATGCAGAAAATCTTTCTGATATTGATGATGCGGAG GTTGACGGGTATCTTCACAATGAAGAAGAAACACAAAACAAAAAGATTATCTGGGAGGAAATGAACAAAGAATACCTAGAG GAACAAGCTGCAAAGGAAGCTTTAGCGGCTGAATTGGCAGCTAGTGGTGTATCTGTTGGAGAGGGACGACAGAAG AAACGAAAACGTAATGAAGACAAGAACTCCACACCTGCTGAAACACCAGCAGAAGCAACATACAACATGTTGAAACGGAAG GGGCTTGGGTCTAAGGTCAATGTTGAAGCTGTTAGTGGATTGTACAAG ATTGAAGGCGAAGATGGGAAAGCAAATGGCAAAGATGACATGCACTTCGACGAGCATTATGAAGAGGATACTGGTTATGGTGAAACATTTGATGCCAGTTATGATTATGGTCACGATGCTGATTACAACAACGATGGCTACGTTGATGACGGTGGTGGTGGAGCCTATGAGGATTACCATGACGCTGATTACTAG